One stretch of Sander lucioperca isolate FBNREF2018 chromosome 13, SLUC_FBN_1.2, whole genome shotgun sequence DNA includes these proteins:
- the LOC116062760 gene encoding complement C1q-like protein 4, whose amino-acid sequence MKISVSFTLWLLLGAVSAKESNDYQLPFPEDIYAALREMTASMFQLKADMRLLQRETQEQVAQLKTEVDKLKQQLQVRQIAFSASLMDGGQEATIGPYPTTPTLIFKHIITNIGNAYNPNSGVFTAPVRGAYNFEWTVAAHGDGSHASAAWLVRNSEHIFIAYEHETVGFMSSSNGATVLLEVGDVVFVRLAGNCRVYDNVNHHTTFSGSLLFPM is encoded by the exons ATGAAGATCTCTGTGAGTTTTACGCTGTGGCTGCTGCTCGGCGCCGTCTCCGCTAAAGAAAGTAACGATTATCAGCTGCCTTTTCCTGAAGATATCTACGCTGCACTGAGAGAGATGACCGCCTCGATGTTTCAACTGAAGGCGGACATGAGATTGTTGCAAAGAGAGACTCAAG AACAAGTAGCACAGCTGAAGACTGAAGTGGACAAGCTGAAGCAACAACTGCAAG tccgaCAGATTGCGTTCTCAGCCTCTCTGATGGATGGAGGCCAAGAAGCAACTATTGGACCCTATCCCACAACCCCTACCCTGATCTTCAAACACATTATCACCAACATCGGAAATGCCTACAACCCAAACTCAG GTGTGTTCACTGCCCCGGTGAGAGGAGCGTACAACTTTGAGTGGACAGTCGCTGCACATGGAGACGGCAGCCACGCTTCAGCTGCTTGGTTGGTCAGGAACTCAGAGCATATTTTCATTGCATACGAGCATGAGACAGTCGGTTTTATGAGTTCTTCTAATGGCGCTACAGTGTTGCTGGAGGTGGGAGACGTCGTGTTTGTGCGTCTGGCGGGTAACTGTAGGGTGTATGACAACGTAAATCACCACACCACCTTCAGTGGGTCTCTGCTGTTCCCCATGTGA
- the LOC116062759 gene encoding tripartite motif-containing protein 16-like, producing the protein MAQKGVQLDREAFSCSICLDLLKDPVTTPCGHNYCMNCIKSHWDVEDCKNSYSCPQCRKTFTSRPDLLKNTMLADLVEELKKTGLQAAPADHCYAGAEDVACDVCTGRKLKAHKSCLQCLASFCEKHLQFHYESAPLKKHKLVEPSKKLQENVCSHHAEVMKIFCRTDQQLICYLCLMDEHKDHDTVSAAAERAERQRELEGSQQNIQQRIQDREKDVKLLQQQAEAINVSADKAVEDSEKIFTELICLLEKRSSDVKQQVRSQQKREVSRVKELQEKLEQEITELKRKDAELKKLSHTEDHSQFLHNYSSLSPLSQSTSSIHIHPLSCFEDVTAAVSEVRDKLQDVLREKWTKFSLKGTEVDVLLPQPEPKTRAGFLKYSREITLDSNTAHTYLLLSEGNRKATLMSQHQSYSSHPDRFIDWWQVLSRESLTGRCYWEVERRGGGAVSVAVAYKNISRAGGSYECRFGQNDKSWALYCNNISYIFYYNKVQTPISGPVSSRVGVYLDHSAGILSFYSVSETMTLLHRVQTTFTQPLYAGLWVYGSGSSAELCKLK; encoded by the coding sequence ATGGCGCAGAAAGGAGTTCAGCTGGACCGGGAAGCCTTCTCttgttccatctgtctggatctactgaaggatccggtgactactccctgtggacacaactactgcatgaactgtattaaaagCCACTGGGATGTAGAGGATTGTAAGAACAGCTACAGCTGCCCTCAGTGCAGGAAGACGTTCACATCGAGGCCTGACCTGctgaaaaacaccatgttagcagatttagtggaggagctgaagaagactggactccaagccgctcctgctgatcactgctatgctggagctgaagatgtggcctgtgatgtctGCACCGGGAGAAAACTCAAAGCACACAAGTCCTGTCTGCAATGTCTGGCTTCTTTCTGTGAGAAACACCTTCAGTTTCATTATGAATCAGCTCCattaaagaaacacaagctggtggagccgTCCAAGAAGCTCCAGGAGAACGTCTGCTCTCATCATGCTGAGGTGATGAAGATTTTCTGTCGTACTGATCAGCAGCttatctgttatctctgcttaatGGATGAACATAAAGACCACGacacagtctcagctgcagcagagagagctgagaggcagagagagctcgaggggagtcaacaaaacatccagcagagaatccaggacagagagaaagatgtgaagctgcttcaacagcaggcggaggccatcaatgtctctgctgataaagcagtggaggacagcgagaagatcttcactgagctgatctgtctcctggagaaaagaagctctgatgtgaagcagcaggtcagatcccagcagaaaagagaagtgagtcgagtcaaagagcttcaggagaagctggagcaggagatcactgagctgaagaggaaagacgctgagctgaagaagctctcacacacagaggatcacagccagtttctacacaactactcctcactgtcaccactcagccaatcaacatccagcatccatatccatcctctgagctgctttgaggacgtgacagcggccgtgtcagaagtcagagataaactacaggacGTCCTGAGAGAGAAGTGGACAAAGTTCTCACTGAAAGGGACTGAAGTGGACGTTTTACTGCCACAACCAGAGCCCAAGACCAGAGCtggattcttaaaatattcacgtgaaatcacactggattcaaacacagcacacacatatcTGTTATTATCTGAGGGGAACAGGAAAGCAACATTAATGAGTCAACATCAGTCTTATTCTAGTCACCCAGACAGATTCATTGACTGGTGGcaggtcctgagtagagagagtctgactggacgttgttactgggaggtggagaggagaggaggaggagcagtttctgtagcagtcgcatacaagaatatcagcagagcaggggggTCATATGAATGTAGATTTGGACAAAATGACAAATCTTGGGCGTTATATTGTAACAACATcagttatatattttattacaaCAAAGTCCAAACTCCCATCTCAGGTCCTGTgtcctccagagtaggagtgtacctggatcacagtgcaggtattctgtccttctacagcgtctctgagaccatgactctcctccacagagtccagaccacattcactcagccccTCTATGCTGGACTTTGGGTTTATGGTTCTGGATCCTCTGCTGAGttgtgtaaactgaaatag